The Desulfobacterales bacterium region TGATCTACAGTAGATATATTCAAGAAAGACATTCGCATCCAGCACATATTGGTTATTTGCCATATCTGATACTTGCCTTGATTCTTTTTTGTTTACGCATGGATCTTAAAATATCAACAGGATTTTGATCTATTCCAATCCTCGGCAAACCATTCAATTCTTCCAATAGTTTTTTTTGCTTAGAGGTAATTGAAGACCGCCCCAATACATGGCTGCCCGAATCCTCAAGGGGAACAATTTTAGCTAACGGCTTCCCTTTCCTTTCAATAGTTACAACATCACCCTTATGAAAAACCTCATCCAGCAAAGTACCGAATTGTCTGCGAGCTGTTGTTACATCAATTATTCTTTCCATAATGTCCTCCAGGAACCATATTGACTATACTAACCATTATAGTTCCAGACGTAACAATGTCAACTTCTTTGTTTTTCCTTGTTGGTTGTGGCTGCGTGAAATTATGGTCCAGCCA contains the following coding sequences:
- a CDS encoding type II toxin-antitoxin system Phd/YefM family antitoxin — encoded protein: MERIIDVTTARRQFGTLLDEVFHKGDVVTIERKGKPLAKIVPLEDSGSHVLGRSSITSKQKKLLEELNGLPRIGIDQNPVDILRSMRKQKRIKASIRYGK